The following are from one region of the Phycisphaeraceae bacterium genome:
- a CDS encoding HD-GYP domain-containing protein, whose product MSPEPIHPALDPVVAEFLSRLSSIGVMSVVIDASGEPGGDIDSDSLRASGVTVSGPEVAETLRLAAARWATEDQPTIWSPRSDLTLVPTTLSRRRRKTGYIVAFVAGASGLGEAMLLARTLPCLWADHSELAESRLAVESFSRQLSGVYEELSLVYRLSGAMSSLTNPERFVTLALDELHATLPFDSISACFSEDSSKGRSLAGRVVRVGEKADRKSDDAIARDALRGLSMDSPTVFGRVNTGAGEMRGGGDCLAHPIVREETLIGAVVALRKHGEDPQVSSTDIKLVGAAAAAIGVLLENAALYADQRSMFLGTLRALTAAIDAKDRYTRGHSERVAYMAMKLGEAIGIEPESLERLHIAGLIHDVGKIGVPEAVLCKPGRLTDEEFELIKLHPEIGHRILRDIPQLVDVLPGVLYHHERWDGRGYPEGLAGEGIPLFARLIAIADSFDAMSSTRTYRSAMPRERVLSEIARCGGTQFDPQLSRYFVELDFAEYDRMVERHKAAEQRQVTIAPMEGEAAA is encoded by the coding sequence GTGAGCCCAGAGCCGATCCATCCCGCGCTGGACCCCGTGGTTGCGGAGTTCCTCTCTCGCCTGTCGTCGATCGGCGTGATGAGCGTCGTCATCGACGCTTCCGGCGAGCCCGGCGGCGACATCGACAGCGATTCCCTGCGCGCTTCCGGCGTGACGGTGAGCGGCCCAGAGGTCGCCGAGACGCTCCGGCTCGCGGCCGCCCGTTGGGCGACGGAAGACCAGCCCACGATCTGGTCGCCGCGCAGCGATCTCACTCTGGTCCCGACGACGCTGTCGCGCCGCCGGCGCAAGACCGGGTACATCGTGGCGTTCGTCGCCGGCGCGTCCGGGCTGGGCGAAGCGATGCTGCTCGCTCGCACGCTGCCCTGCCTGTGGGCCGACCACAGCGAGCTCGCGGAGTCGCGGCTCGCGGTCGAGAGCTTCAGCCGGCAGCTCTCCGGCGTGTACGAAGAGCTCTCGCTCGTCTACCGCCTGAGCGGAGCGATGAGCTCGCTCACCAATCCGGAGCGGTTTGTCACGCTCGCGCTCGACGAGCTGCACGCCACGCTGCCCTTCGACTCGATCTCGGCGTGCTTCAGCGAAGACTCCTCCAAGGGGCGATCGCTGGCGGGGCGCGTCGTGCGCGTGGGCGAGAAGGCCGATCGCAAGTCCGACGACGCGATCGCCCGCGACGCGTTGCGAGGCCTCTCGATGGATTCGCCGACCGTCTTCGGGCGCGTGAACACCGGCGCCGGCGAGATGCGCGGCGGGGGTGACTGCCTCGCGCACCCGATCGTGCGCGAAGAGACGCTGATCGGAGCCGTCGTCGCGCTGCGCAAGCACGGCGAGGACCCGCAGGTCAGCAGCACGGACATCAAGCTCGTCGGCGCCGCCGCTGCCGCGATCGGCGTGCTTCTTGAGAACGCGGCGCTCTACGCCGATCAGCGGTCGATGTTCCTCGGCACGCTGCGCGCGCTGACGGCCGCGATCGACGCCAAGGACCGCTACACCCGCGGCCACAGCGAACGCGTCGCGTATATGGCGATGAAGCTGGGCGAGGCGATCGGCATCGAGCCCGAATCGCTGGAGCGCCTGCACATCGCCGGGCTCATCCACGACGTCGGCAAGATCGGCGTGCCCGAGGCGGTGCTCTGCAAGCCCGGTCGCCTGACCGACGAGGAGTTCGAGCTCATCAAGCTGCACCCGGAGATCGGGCATCGCATCCTGCGGGACATCCCGCAGCTCGTCGACGTGCTCCCGGGCGTGCTCTACCACCACGAGCGATGGGACGGACGCGGCTACCCCGAGGGCCTGGCGGGCGAGGGCATCCCGCTCTTCGCGCGGCTCATCGCCATCGCCGACTCCTTCGACGCGATGAGCAGCACGAGGACCTATCGATCGGCGATGCCGCGTGAACGGGTGCTGTCCGAGATCGCGCGCTGCGGCGGCACGCAGTTCGACCCGCAGCTCTCGCGGTACTTCGTCGAGCTGGACTTCGCGGAGTACGACCGGATGGTCGAGCGTCACAAGGCGGCCGAGCAGCGCCAGGTCACGATCGCGCCCATGGAAGGGGAGGCGGCGGCATGA
- a CDS encoding tetratricopeptide repeat protein — MRISRTNIQLHAPARAILLAGAICAVAGGLAGCKGHGNYTSAAVKHSQQRLGAIKAGAEFETARQQFFSGDLDKALKTIDSAIRNAPSVTKSYNLRGRILLERGDYEDAIASFDAAIEMDDTQIESYFNRAIAFERVNRWDLAIRDYKHCRTLDPTEPRYLVAAAEMLVEMGRIDEARTMLLEGLERHQHSAGVRRTLGSVALLDGMPDYAARLLREARLLEPRNTGVLEDLARAEMAANRYADAEVVLTQLLAEPNMASRRDLMHMRIRCLIEVNRLVDARTALLTLTRDDAGSADRVAWLTLGRVALRLNDLPRLRQSASRLIAIDASQPDGRLLMAAWQRRRGDLDGALRSLDAAIELSPRQGEAWAMRSVVLKELGRDAEAADSLRTAHAMRAGDNRSVSGGAFVGVMDDEQR, encoded by the coding sequence ATGCGGATCAGCAGAACCAACATCCAGCTCCACGCCCCGGCGCGGGCAATCCTTCTCGCCGGCGCCATCTGCGCCGTCGCCGGCGGGCTCGCGGGCTGCAAAGGCCACGGCAACTACACCAGCGCCGCTGTGAAGCACTCCCAGCAGCGCCTCGGCGCGATCAAGGCCGGCGCTGAATTCGAGACCGCGCGCCAGCAGTTCTTCAGCGGCGACCTCGACAAGGCCCTGAAGACTATCGACAGCGCGATCCGCAACGCGCCGTCGGTCACCAAGAGCTACAACCTCCGCGGGCGCATCCTGCTCGAGCGGGGCGATTACGAGGACGCCATCGCGTCCTTCGACGCCGCGATCGAGATGGACGACACGCAGATCGAGTCGTACTTCAACCGCGCCATCGCCTTCGAGCGGGTGAACCGCTGGGACCTCGCGATCCGCGACTACAAGCACTGCCGCACGCTCGATCCGACCGAGCCGAGGTACCTCGTCGCCGCCGCCGAGATGCTGGTCGAGATGGGTCGCATCGACGAAGCACGCACCATGCTGCTCGAGGGGCTCGAGCGTCACCAGCACAGCGCGGGCGTCCGGCGCACGCTCGGATCGGTCGCGCTGCTGGACGGGATGCCCGACTACGCCGCCCGCCTGCTGCGCGAGGCGCGACTGCTCGAGCCGAGGAACACCGGCGTCCTCGAGGACCTGGCCCGCGCCGAGATGGCCGCGAACAGGTACGCCGACGCCGAGGTCGTGCTCACGCAGCTGCTCGCGGAGCCGAACATGGCGTCCCGGCGCGACCTGATGCACATGCGCATCCGCTGCCTGATCGAGGTCAACCGCCTCGTCGACGCGCGGACCGCGCTGTTGACGCTTACGCGCGACGACGCGGGCTCGGCCGACCGTGTCGCGTGGCTCACGCTCGGGCGCGTCGCGCTCCGCCTCAACGACCTTCCCCGGCTCCGCCAGTCCGCGAGCCGGCTCATCGCGATCGACGCGTCGCAGCCGGATGGACGGCTCCTCATGGCGGCGTGGCAGCGCAGGCGCGGCGACCTTGACGGCGCGCTCCGATCGCTCGACGCCGCGATCGAACTCTCGCCCCGCCAGGGCGAAGCATGGGCGATGCGCAGCGTGGTGCTCAAGGAGCTTGGTCGCGACGCGGAGGCCGCCGACAGTCTCCGCACGGCCCATGCGATGCGCGCGGGCGACAACAGGAGCGTGTCCGGCGGCGCGTTCGTGGGCGTGATGGACGACGAGCAGCGCTGA
- a CDS encoding type II secretion system F family protein, giving the protein MARFRYKARDDSGAQVVDVIDAPSRDEAIVRVRALGRTVIELRSEHDALDVEEVRIRRAARGVKRDQVIEFSGQLAVMIETGVPLSEALDAYLKQGKVGNMGRVVDVVREGVTSGASFSAAMGAFPTVFPQLMTSLVRASEASGTMAVMLRRVSEYLGKERRITKQIKGALTYPTVMMTMALAVTGFLMVWVLPRFAKIYQTRNATLPTPTRIVLAVSEFFQTRGLELGVGLGVAGVLFFLFARSPRGRYALDWLRLNAPVFGPMYTKYYLTRATRTLGTLLIAGVPLVEAIKIVRTVTNNVLWDRLWSELIESLTEGKTVAEVVTKSDLIPAPVAQMISAGERSGKLPEVLARVAESSENDLDEAIKTGTQLIEPAMIMVMGLLIGGMALALLLPIFTISSTMAQ; this is encoded by the coding sequence ATGGCCAGGTTCCGCTACAAGGCGAGAGACGACTCAGGCGCGCAGGTCGTCGATGTGATCGACGCGCCGTCGCGCGACGAGGCGATCGTGCGCGTCCGCGCCCTTGGCAGGACCGTCATCGAGCTGCGCTCCGAGCACGACGCCCTGGACGTGGAGGAGGTCCGCATCCGCCGGGCGGCCCGCGGCGTGAAACGCGACCAGGTCATCGAGTTCAGCGGGCAGCTCGCGGTCATGATCGAGACCGGCGTCCCCCTGAGCGAGGCGCTCGACGCGTACCTCAAGCAGGGCAAGGTCGGCAACATGGGGCGCGTCGTGGACGTCGTGCGCGAGGGCGTCACTTCGGGCGCGAGCTTCAGCGCCGCGATGGGCGCGTTCCCCACGGTGTTTCCACAGCTGATGACGAGTCTGGTGCGCGCCTCGGAAGCGTCGGGCACGATGGCGGTCATGCTCCGGCGCGTCTCCGAGTATCTGGGCAAAGAGCGCCGGATCACCAAACAGATTAAGGGAGCGCTCACGTACCCCACGGTCATGATGACCATGGCGCTGGCGGTCACCGGGTTTCTGATGGTGTGGGTGCTGCCGCGGTTCGCGAAGATCTACCAGACGCGCAACGCCACGCTGCCGACCCCGACCCGGATCGTTCTCGCGGTCAGCGAGTTCTTCCAGACGCGCGGGCTCGAGCTCGGCGTGGGCCTGGGCGTGGCCGGAGTGCTCTTCTTTCTGTTCGCGCGGAGCCCGCGCGGGCGTTACGCCCTGGACTGGCTCCGGCTGAACGCGCCGGTCTTCGGGCCGATGTACACGAAGTACTACCTGACCCGGGCCACGCGAACGCTCGGCACGCTGCTGATCGCAGGCGTGCCGCTCGTCGAGGCCATTAAGATCGTGCGCACGGTGACGAACAATGTGCTGTGGGACCGTCTGTGGTCCGAGCTCATCGAGTCGCTGACGGAAGGCAAGACCGTCGCCGAGGTAGTGACCAAGAGCGACCTCATCCCGGCGCCCGTTGCGCAGATGATCAGCGCGGGCGAACGGTCGGGCAAGCTCCCCGAGGTGCTGGCGCGCGTCGCCGAGAGCAGCGAGAACGATCTTGACGAAGCGATCAAGACCGGCACTCAGCTCATCGAGCCGGCGATGATCATGGTGATGGGCCTGCTGATCGGCGGGATGGCCCTCGCCCTGCTGCTGCCGATCTTCACGATCAGCAGCACGATGGCCCAGTGA
- the tadA gene encoding Flp pilus assembly complex ATPase component TadA, producing the protein MSETLRKSRASQPGVKVQLGELLVERGLLSEAQLRDALEEQKRCGHRKLLGEILIDLSIVSEEQVVEALASAYGVPYAKLTPRLADPRVTDKLPRDFMDTHCVLPLFLVNGVMTVAISEPANLFLIEELERLANCEVQIVAATSRDIRATLQAHMPAAGVFVIDDMYDGSSGADTIELVDTKLQDLHNMEEIAGQSPVIKLVNFLLYSAVQDRASDIHIEREDHACRVRFRVDGRLHVKLSPPHQMHPAVVSRIKIMSGMDISERRLPQDGDIHVMLEGRPIDMRVSTMPGKYGEKVVIRVIDNRNAIVSLEKLGMSAQMTRIWREVINSPTGAVLVTGPTGSGKSTTLYSVLAELASDEDNLCTVENPVEANILGVNQFQVNEKIGFSFAAALRSLLRQDPDIIMVGEIRDAETAQVATQAALTGHLVLSTLHTNDAASAVTRLVNMGVEPYLVSAMLRGVLAQRLVRKVCPHCRVPYQPDARERKALQDTFGEVGELVKGAGCTRCRGKGYSGRLGVFELIVPNEEMLEAIARGAGLVDIRRMATEAGFVTLRQDGLSKALAGQTTVDEVLRVLSQDIGVFQIASEEAA; encoded by the coding sequence ATGAGCGAGACGCTCCGCAAATCCCGTGCGTCCCAGCCCGGCGTCAAGGTCCAGCTCGGCGAGCTGCTCGTCGAGCGCGGGCTCCTGAGCGAGGCGCAGCTGCGCGACGCGCTCGAGGAGCAGAAGCGCTGCGGCCATCGCAAGCTCCTTGGCGAGATCCTGATCGACCTGTCGATCGTGTCAGAGGAGCAGGTCGTCGAGGCGCTGGCGTCGGCCTACGGCGTTCCCTACGCCAAGCTCACGCCCCGCCTGGCCGACCCGCGGGTGACGGACAAGCTCCCCCGTGACTTCATGGACACGCACTGCGTGCTCCCGCTGTTCCTGGTGAACGGCGTCATGACCGTCGCCATCTCGGAGCCGGCGAACCTGTTCCTCATCGAGGAGCTGGAGCGCCTGGCGAACTGCGAGGTGCAGATCGTCGCGGCGACGTCGCGCGACATCCGGGCCACGCTGCAGGCGCACATGCCCGCCGCCGGCGTGTTCGTCATCGACGACATGTACGACGGGTCGAGCGGCGCCGACACCATCGAGCTGGTCGATACGAAGCTTCAGGACCTCCACAACATGGAGGAGATCGCCGGGCAGTCGCCGGTGATCAAGCTTGTCAACTTCCTGCTCTACAGCGCGGTCCAGGACCGAGCGAGCGACATCCACATCGAGCGCGAGGATCACGCCTGCCGCGTGCGATTCCGCGTGGACGGGCGCCTGCACGTCAAGCTCAGCCCGCCACATCAGATGCACCCGGCGGTCGTGTCGCGCATCAAGATCATGTCGGGCATGGACATCTCGGAGCGCCGTCTGCCTCAGGATGGCGACATCCACGTGATGCTCGAGGGGCGACCCATCGACATGCGCGTCTCGACGATGCCCGGCAAGTACGGCGAGAAGGTCGTGATCCGCGTCATCGACAACCGCAACGCGATCGTCTCGCTTGAGAAGCTCGGCATGTCCGCTCAGATGACCCGGATCTGGCGCGAGGTTATCAACTCGCCCACGGGCGCGGTCCTGGTGACCGGGCCGACGGGCTCGGGAAAGTCGACCACCCTGTACAGCGTGCTCGCCGAACTCGCCAGCGACGAGGACAACCTCTGCACGGTCGAGAACCCCGTCGAGGCGAACATCCTGGGCGTGAATCAGTTCCAGGTGAACGAGAAGATCGGGTTCAGCTTCGCCGCGGCGCTCCGGTCGCTGCTGCGTCAGGACCCGGACATCATCATGGTGGGCGAGATCCGCGACGCGGAGACGGCGCAGGTCGCCACGCAGGCGGCGCTGACCGGCCACCTTGTACTCTCGACGCTGCACACCAACGACGCCGCCAGCGCGGTGACGCGACTGGTGAACATGGGCGTGGAGCCGTACCTCGTCAGCGCGATGCTGCGAGGCGTGCTCGCGCAGCGGCTTGTGCGCAAGGTCTGCCCGCACTGTCGCGTGCCCTACCAGCCAGACGCGCGCGAGCGCAAGGCGCTGCAGGACACCTTCGGCGAGGTCGGCGAGCTGGTGAAGGGCGCGGGCTGCACGCGCTGCCGAGGCAAGGGGTACTCCGGCCGACTCGGCGTCTTCGAGCTGATCGTCCCCAATGAGGAGATGCTCGAGGCGATCGCGCGAGGCGCCGGTCTGGTCGACATCCGGCGCATGGCGACCGAGGCGGGCTTTGTCACGCTCCGCCAGGACGGGCTGAGCAAGGCGCTCGCCGGGCAGACGACGGTCGACGAGGTGCTCCGCGTGCTGAGCCAAGACATCGGCGTGTTCCAGATCGCGTCTGAGGAGGCCGCCTGA
- a CDS encoding STAS domain-containing protein, whose amino-acid sequence MKYSYQNFGRVVVFTLSGDFTIDDADQMHRSALERIEAGTRDVVVDCEHLEYLDSAAMETLLRVREHTAEKGGSVRLVKVDDTVRKILEMTRLDGMFQSAESVEDAVRSLR is encoded by the coding sequence ATGAAGTACAGCTACCAGAACTTCGGACGAGTGGTCGTCTTCACGCTGTCGGGCGACTTCACCATCGACGACGCCGACCAGATGCATCGCAGCGCACTCGAGCGGATCGAGGCGGGCACGCGCGACGTCGTGGTGGACTGTGAGCACCTGGAGTATCTCGACTCCGCGGCCATGGAGACCCTGCTGCGGGTCCGCGAGCACACCGCCGAGAAGGGCGGGAGCGTCCGGCTCGTCAAAGTCGACGACACGGTGAGGAAGATCCTGGAGATGACCCGGCTGGACGGGATGTTCCAGTCGGCCGAGAGCGTCGAGGACGCGGTCAGGAGTCTGCGATGA
- a CDS encoding PAS domain-containing protein translates to MKLMKTRAGWIGGAAIGGASALAGGLSASLIGGVRVPPGAAGVALAAGAALGAGLWVLSARNRMREVRRLAEMFADAGEERVDPGAGPAWLAPLAQGVSEARSRFLERLQSAENRLREIEIRRRITESERRQVESTLHSLRDAVLVTDTFDELKMANEAAATLLGFDLQQAVHKPIDEVLTDKSLIRVISEARAAAENNERRHVEYTMTARGPDGRSELRAFDITLAPMTNPSGEGGASGVVTILRDVTREKEIAQMKSDFVSQVSHELRTPLSSINAYVEMLLDGEAADEKNRQEFYEIIKNEADRLTRLIDNMLNISRIEAGIVQVEDTEVDFVEVAREVVEIMQPQAKLKNITLLMKAGPMVYTAQASRDMMHQVVLNLVSNAVKYTPEGGRVTVSVENDDTTRSVMIGVQDTGLGIPPEAVDKVFEKFYRIDSYKRVAKGTGLGLNLVKNIVETLHSGQVGLSSQVGLGSRFWFTIPYERKGRAATRAAA, encoded by the coding sequence ATGAAACTGATGAAGACACGAGCAGGATGGATCGGTGGAGCCGCGATCGGCGGGGCGAGCGCACTCGCCGGCGGGCTGTCGGCGTCGCTGATCGGCGGCGTGCGGGTCCCGCCCGGGGCCGCCGGCGTCGCGCTGGCAGCCGGCGCCGCGCTGGGGGCAGGGCTGTGGGTCCTGTCGGCTCGGAACAGGATGCGCGAGGTTCGACGGCTCGCCGAGATGTTCGCCGACGCGGGCGAGGAGCGGGTCGACCCCGGCGCCGGCCCTGCATGGCTCGCGCCGCTGGCGCAGGGCGTGAGCGAGGCGCGGTCGCGCTTCCTCGAGCGCCTGCAGAGCGCCGAGAACCGTCTGCGCGAGATCGAGATCCGCCGGCGCATCACCGAGTCCGAGCGCCGCCAGGTCGAGTCCACGCTGCACAGCCTGCGCGACGCGGTGCTGGTGACCGACACCTTCGACGAGCTGAAGATGGCCAACGAGGCCGCCGCCACGCTGCTGGGGTTCGACCTCCAGCAGGCGGTCCACAAGCCGATCGACGAGGTCCTGACCGACAAGTCGCTGATCCGCGTCATCAGCGAGGCCCGCGCCGCCGCCGAGAACAACGAGCGCAGGCACGTGGAGTACACGATGACCGCTCGCGGCCCCGACGGGCGCTCCGAGCTCCGCGCCTTCGACATCACGCTCGCGCCGATGACAAACCCCTCCGGCGAGGGCGGCGCGTCGGGCGTCGTGACCATCCTCCGCGACGTGACGCGCGAGAAGGAAATCGCGCAGATGAAGTCGGACTTCGTCAGCCAGGTCAGCCACGAGCTCCGCACGCCCCTCAGCAGCATCAACGCGTACGTCGAGATGCTGCTCGACGGCGAGGCCGCCGACGAGAAGAACCGGCAGGAGTTCTACGAGATCATCAAGAACGAAGCCGACCGGCTGACGCGCCTGATCGACAACATGCTGAACATCAGCCGCATCGAGGCGGGGATCGTGCAGGTCGAGGACACCGAGGTCGACTTCGTCGAGGTCGCGCGCGAGGTGGTGGAGATCATGCAGCCCCAGGCCAAGCTGAAGAACATCACCCTCCTGATGAAGGCGGGCCCGATGGTCTACACGGCGCAGGCCAGCCGCGACATGATGCACCAGGTCGTCCTGAACCTCGTGAGCAACGCGGTGAAGTACACCCCCGAGGGCGGCCGCGTCACGGTCAGCGTCGAGAACGACGACACGACCCGCTCGGTGATGATCGGCGTGCAGGACACCGGGCTGGGCATCCCGCCCGAAGCGGTCGACAAGGTCTTCGAGAAGTTCTACCGGATCGACAGCTACAAACGCGTCGCGAAGGGCACCGGGCTCGGCCTCAACCTGGTCAAGAACATCGTCGAAACCCTCCATTCCGGCCAGGTCGGGCTCTCCAGCCAGGTCGGGCTCGGCAGCAGGTTCTGGTTCACGATCCCCTACGAGCGCAAGGGGCGTGCGGCGACCCGGGCGGCGGCGTGA
- a CDS encoding response regulator — MTGKIALVVDDEPHIVHVVALKLRNAGLEVITAADGEQAYEIACKEHPDIVITDLQMPYMTGLELCEKLRANPDTRDTPALLLTARGHALSKEDLARTNIAEVLAKPFSPREILTRVEALLSGGARKAA; from the coding sequence ATGACTGGCAAAATCGCCCTGGTCGTGGATGACGAGCCCCACATCGTGCACGTGGTCGCGCTCAAGCTGCGCAACGCGGGTCTGGAGGTCATCACCGCCGCCGACGGCGAGCAGGCCTACGAGATCGCCTGCAAGGAACACCCGGACATCGTGATCACCGATCTCCAGATGCCGTACATGACCGGTCTCGAGCTGTGCGAGAAGCTCCGCGCGAACCCCGATACGAGGGACACGCCGGCGCTCCTGCTGACAGCGCGCGGGCACGCGCTCTCCAAAGAGGACCTCGCGCGCACGAACATCGCCGAGGTGCTGGCGAAGCCCTTCAGCCCGCGTGAGATTCTGACGAGGGTCGAAGCACTCTTGAGCGGAGGCGCCAGGAAGGCAGCGTGA